In uncultured Bacteroides sp., the following proteins share a genomic window:
- the kdsB gene encoding 3-deoxy-manno-octulosonate cytidylyltransferase yields the protein MKYIGIIPARYASTRFPGKPLAMLGGKTVIQRVYEQVRNCLDEAYVATDDERIEQAVKAFGGKVVMTSTSHKSGTDRCYEAFTKVGTGFDVVVNIQGDEPFIQPSQLEAIKACFNDPTTHIATLVKPFTVADSFEALENVNSPKVVVNKNWNALYFSRSIIPFTRNSDKKDWLKQHTYYKHIGLYAYRTEVLKEITTLPQSSLELAESLEQLRWLENGYTIKVGITNLETIGIDTPEDLMKAESFLKNQYAE from the coding sequence ATGAAATATATTGGAATTATACCGGCAAGATATGCGTCTACTCGATTTCCGGGAAAACCATTAGCCATGTTAGGTGGCAAGACTGTTATTCAAAGAGTTTACGAACAAGTGCGCAACTGTCTGGACGAAGCTTATGTTGCTACTGACGACGAGAGAATAGAACAAGCAGTAAAAGCTTTTGGCGGGAAAGTTGTAATGACATCCACATCACATAAAAGCGGTACAGACAGGTGTTATGAGGCTTTTACAAAAGTGGGAACAGGATTCGATGTTGTGGTAAACATTCAGGGAGATGAACCTTTTATCCAACCGTCTCAGTTAGAAGCAATAAAAGCATGTTTTAATGACCCAACCACTCATATTGCTACGCTGGTAAAACCCTTTACTGTAGCCGATTCTTTTGAAGCTCTTGAGAATGTCAACTCGCCTAAAGTCGTTGTAAATAAGAACTGGAATGCACTTTATTTTAGTCGTTCCATTATTCCTTTTACCAGAAACAGCGATAAGAAAGATTGGTTGAAGCAACATACATATTACAAACACATTGGCTTGTATGCTTATCGGACGGAAGTATTGAAAGAGATTACAACTCTGCCACAATCATCACTTGAACTGGCCGAATCTCTGGAACAACTTCGCTGGCTGGAAAACGGATATACCATCAAAGTAGGCATCACCAACCTTGAAACCATTGGTATAGACACACCGGAGGACTTAATGAAAGCTGAATCATTTTTAAAGAATCAATATGCTGAATAG
- a CDS encoding 2-amino-4-hydroxy-6-hydroxymethyldihydropteridine diphosphokinase codes for MEQHICIISIGSNTNQECNIKLAQEQLSVYFPEILFGTEQETIPVGMHNPAHFTNQIAKISTNLSTEEVKLILKQIELQAGRRPEDKKEEVIKLDLDLLIYDSLVLKEKDLKRDFVIAGLKELGI; via the coding sequence ATGGAACAACATATTTGTATAATATCTATTGGCTCTAACACCAACCAGGAATGTAACATTAAGCTGGCACAAGAGCAGTTATCTGTTTATTTCCCCGAAATTCTTTTTGGAACGGAACAGGAAACTATCCCTGTAGGCATGCATAACCCGGCCCACTTCACGAATCAGATTGCAAAAATTTCGACCAATCTGAGCACTGAAGAGGTTAAACTTATTCTCAAACAAATAGAATTACAAGCCGGTCGTCGCCCTGAAGATAAGAAGGAAGAGGTTATAAAGCTGGATCTTGATTTGCTGATTTATGACTCGCTGGTTTTAAAAGAAAAAGACTTGAAAAGAGATTTTGTAATTGCCGGATTAAAAGAATTGGGAATATAA